One region of Lampris incognitus isolate fLamInc1 chromosome 4, fLamInc1.hap2, whole genome shotgun sequence genomic DNA includes:
- the nob1 gene encoding RNA-binding protein NOB1, with product MAASLVEHVVADAGAFIKRAPLQDIGNNIYTLKDVINEIRDKPTRKSLAFLPYQLNFKEPHPEYIRLVTEFSKKTGDYSSLSATDIKVLALTYQLEKEHVGTDHLKKEPEVKVEIRSTLRHPEAPVNVAGFHFPLNKPEEGTSSNRQTPTLAQISTEILLENGEFNSFQFWRNPLPSIEADLLDLFNVEGMSVSDNTAAEVETLQQTEELSEELQGEESGEEQEDGDDDGGGWITPSNIKQVKMESGDWTVSADVKVGCLTTDFAMQNVLIHIGLHVLSVNGMLIKQARNHILRCHACFKTTTNMNKVFCSHCGNKTLKKLAVTINEDGSVQMHFSKNPKVLNPKGLRYSLPLPQGGKHANNPHLVEDQHFPQQRLSRKARQKTDVFNPDYIAGSSPFCDNDIYSRAANLQLRDGQCGGGRQRANPNMTQKKFTKKR from the exons ATGGCTGCATCACTGGTAGAGCATGTTGTCGCAGACGCAGGAGCATTTATAAAGCGAGCACCTCttcag GACATCGGAAATAATATCTACACCCTGAAAGATGTGATTAATGAGATCAGAGACAAGCCCACTAGGAAGAGTCTGGCATTCCTACCATATCAACTCAACTTCAAAGAACCTCATCCTGAATACATTAGATTGG TGACAGAGTTCTCTAAGAAGACGGGAGACTACTCCAGTCTCTCCGCCACAGACATTAAGGTCCTGGCTTTGACATATCAATTGGAGAAGGAACATGTTGGGACAGATCACTTGAAAAAAGAGCCAGAAGTCAAA GTTGAAATCCGCAGCACACTACGCCACCCAGAGGCTCCAGTCAACGTTGCAGGATTCCACTTTCCTTTAAAT AAGCCAGAGGAGGGTACATCCAGTAACCGACAGACCCCAACACTGGCGCAGATTTCCACAGAGATCTTATTGGAGAATGGAGAGTTTAACAGCTTCCAGTTCTGGAGGAACCCACTGCCTTCTATTGAGGCTGATCTGTTGGATTTGTTT AATGTGGAGGGAATGTCCGTGTCAGACAACACTGCAGCAGAGGTTGAGACGCTGCAACAGACGGAGGAGTTATCTGAGGAACTCCAAGGAGAAGAGAGTGGAGAGGAACAGgaagatggtgatgatgatggaggTGGTTGGATCACTCCCAGTAACATTAAACAGGTTAAAATGGAATCCGGTGACTGGACTGTGTCAGCTGATGTCAAAGTTGGATGTCTGACAACTGATTTCGCCATGCAG AATGTTCTTATTCACATTGGATTGCATGTCCTTTCTGTAAATGGAATGCTCATAAAGCAGGCAAGAAACCACATTCTACGTTGTCACGCATGTTTCAA GACCACAACTAACATGAACAAGGTGTTCTGTTCACACTGTGGCAATAAGACACTGAAGAAGCTTGCAGTGACAATTAATGAGGACGGCAGTGTCCAGATGCATTTCTCTAAGAACCCTAAAGTGCTGAATCCAAAGGGATTAAGG TACTCTTTGCCCCTGCCTCAGGGAGGCAAACATGCCAACAACCCTCACCTGGTGGAAGACCAGCATTTTCCCCAACAGAGATTGTCCCGCAAGGCCCGCCAGAAAACTGACGTCTTCAACCCAGACTACATAGCTGGAAGCTCACCATTCTGTGACAATGACATTTATAGCCGGGCCGCCAACCTGCAGCTACGGGACGGCCAGTGTGGAGGAGGCAGGCAGAGGGCCAATCCCAACATGACCCAAAAGAAATTCACCAAGAAGAGATGA